The Besnoitia besnoiti strain Bb-Ger1 chromosome IV, whole genome shotgun sequence genome contains a region encoding:
- a CDS encoding hypothetical protein (encoded by transcript BESB_052290), translating to MAFRAPSASSAFADSGGVLSSPRGVHTPRKNGASAHSPSSAAKFERLFSQRSGSSLLGQARAAAPFSSPRSSLAFARAKVISFEERRQAEKKPDTPRSPRASSAAERRAEAAERTNRHGAVSSSAAASAAAGEGAPLEILSSSVSDPPEASPLSQAFSSRLSSSSSSSTSLLSAPVSDEEEEPVAAWGRATAASSPLDAACASGASSQQHSSSVATRSSSSPRTGEDSHASSLETHAESACRASPSAASSRLRASLPRERAVERMSSEPPRDSCASRSGAKVSSSEARTSPSSLRRPAEQDHNGAQDAMLCDGQRLASRESEPGRRSRGRSALVSPDASSGFFSSSPSLSTPPHPVSPPLSAQGAAGAAEAPVSRRLSEDSAEPRASLSSLFSFASSLSTDRLPFPLPARRDSKAFFASLYEQAQGAPSLFPAFATRETDAGVQQASPCDTPPSARSREGSHAAPPPAPLAARLSEHFLPCFRKGLRQGDGCDALVRSFHRGFARGGRGFFSEAFWKPCAPPLLVPLELLCDAPGFAYQFFVLPDARFARVPSLIDSEGFFYRYIPEYNVRELEFFELVQFASDNLSSFSSPSSVSRAFLSSSSLSSSSSSPPSTCLSASVHGAASEDRKRESGDATEEDSGETTHATVSASERGAAPPQPRVNDASRADEGARAAAAEAAAAAFSGDGAHAPTALGKASDLHSPAAWDGACPLARASAGERKRAGSVGGGHLSAATLPEASRRTPSPSSPRACARSGGRHEEGKPEAPAWRPRRDGERPMNATAAPGEEGTEATWMMRLVSRGKEAGAEIAEEVGNQVRTAASRLSVSLSRRASSLFAGSEMFPDGLRSSLNSFDSSTLEVVSERSASPSSPSSPSSPSSQFSSPFSSSPAFSSSPSSSYLSSSSPLASSSPGAASPPSPQLATAPQDAGGGRRRQESAEGGARPSSGARRGGGEASPFAADSPEPLEGGAASQALSKAFSRRMTFPTLGERLDALRRHVSRRATDFKVFPASSLASAPPTAEGAAEAPARGDSIGTGGREASPAQPQNAFVPSPLRTFLPVASRLSLSSAFRSAGDDPPKRDAAAQGSSSCPGSVSPSARARAAASEKEKWRQLCLSLAFLKQNNLIPEFSGISMVSPSPAALQKAQRRRLEDVFEGEGSRWRRQKSQEGGRRRRCEQRSSQPRLPTAAFESGVDLSFSPFAVPREPEPREDAEEEEVGCRTLVWEKTEEDARASGRRQAVLEREKTSLSDGLLMLKLRFPLRTPSLPCVVQLKLGRSFVGAHAGDPAWNARRAADALGISEARKCAALQMRSKIKAALFESYGPATAAQLLTNVSPADVGLGDVFPLLSVEQLQGLLKSWHHERKLMTTAQPALAFRLVYASFTERDGSSGSRDVKRVTFDRVQCATMSPSEVLEVLYRLFALHRQLASVCLVKLPALIEWLRHQAFFRFYSTSLFLFLDALDPAASADCRWGSFAHAIRSDCASAAASPVAKDFTDMRDDVVGSAAAPSPSHAKEEDSISDVNAGVIEGLEAILGLARECLWGPDRGGRKGGMLRREGGAEAGETRTLDYLFHGI from the exons ATGGCCtttcgcgcgccgtctgcttcctcggccttcgccgaTTCCGGTGGCGTGCTGTCGTCGCCAcgaggtgtacatacaccacGGAAGAACGGGGCTTCCGCGCACTCCCCGTCTTCTGCCGCGAAGTTTGAGCGTCTTTTTTCCCAGAGAAGCGGCTCCTCTCTTCTTGGGCAGGCAAGAGCCGCTGCTCCCTTCTCGTCCCCTCGCTCCAGCCTGGCGTTCGCGCGGGCGAAGGTTATCTCCTTCGAAGAGCGAAGACAAGCTGAGAAAAAACCCGATACaccgcggtctccgcgcgcctcgtcggcggcagagcgacgagccgaggctgcagagcgcACAAACCGTCACGGCGCGGTatcgtcttccgcggctgcttccgcggctgccggcgagggcgcgccccTGGAGAttctctcgtcttcggtTTCTGATCCGCCTGAGGCGTCTCCACTGTCGCaggccttctcttctcggttgtcgtcctcctcttcttcctccacttccctcctctccgcgcctgtttctgacgaggaagaagaaccTGTCGCGGCGTgggggcgcgcgacggccgcctcgtcgcctctggaTGCAGCCTGCGCGTCCGGTGCTTCGAGTCAACAGCATTCGTCTTCAGTCGCAACTCGCTCGTCTTCATCGCCGCGAACTGGAGAGGATTCGCACGCGTCTTCTTTGGAGACACACGCGGAGTCTGCATGCCGCGCTTCTCCGAGtgcggcgtcttcccgccttcgcgcttccTTGCCTCGCGAGAGAGCTGTGGAAAGGATGTCCTCTGAGCCTCCGCGTGACAGTTGTGCGTCTCGCTCGGGAGCAAAGGTTTCTTCTTCAGAAGCGCGcacgtcgccgtcttctctgcggcggcctgcagaACAGGACCACAACGGCGCGCAAGACGCGATGCTGTGCGACGGGCAACGcctcgcgagccgcgaaTCTGAGCCAGGCCGCCggtcgcgcgggcgctcaGCCCTCGTATCGCCTGATGCCAGTTCcggttttttttcttcctcgccttcgctttccACCCCTCCTCACcccgtgtctccgccgcttagtgcgcagggggcggcaggcgcggcggaggcacctGTCTCTCGGCGGCTGAGTGAAGACAGCGCCGAGCCTCGCGCAtcgctgtcctctctcttttcgttcgcgtcctctctctccacggATCGCCTCCCCTTTCccctgcctgcgcggcgcgactccAAGGCCTTCTTTGCGTCGCTGTATGAGCAAGCGCAGggagcgccttcgctcttccCTGCGTTCGCAAcgagggagacagacgccggAGTCCAGCAGGCGAGCCCATGCGACACGCCAccgagcgcgagaagccgcgaaggaagtcacgccgcgccgccgcccgcgccgctcgccgcgcgcctctccgagCACTTTCTGCCTTGTTTTCGCAAAGGCCTGAGGCAGGGCGACGGATGCGACGCCCTCGTGAGGAGCTTCcaccgcggcttcgcccgcggcggaagaggatTTTTTTCAGAGGCCTTCTGGAAACCG TGTGCGCCACCGCTATTAGTCCCGCTGGAGCTTCTGTGCGACGCGCCGGGGTTTGCGTACCAGTTTTTCGTCCTCCCGGATGCGCGCTTCGCGAGGGTTCCTTCGCTCATTGACTCAGAGGGTTTTTTCTACCGGTACATTCCTGAATACAATGTTCGCGAGCTCGAATTCTTCGAGCTCGTCCAGTTCGCCTCCGACAACctttcgtctttctcctcgccctcctctgtctctcgtgctttcctctcttcttcgtctctctcgtcttcttcctcgtctcccccCTCCACTTGCCTTTCCGCGTCTGTGCATGGAGCGGCGTCCGAGGACCGAAAACgcgaaagcggagacgcgacagaGGAAGACAGCGGGGAGACGACGCACGCCACGGTTagcgccagcgagagggGCGCTGCCCCGCCGCAGCCAAGAGTGAATGACGCTAGTAGagcggacgaaggcgcgcgcgccgcggccgccgaagcagcagctgcggccttcagcggcgacggcgcgcatgcaccgaCCGCACTGGGGAAGGCGTCGGACTTGCATTCGCCGGCGGCATGGGATGGAGCTTGCCCTCTAgcgcgcgcttctgcgggggagaggaagcgcgcggggAGCGTGGGAGGTGGGCATCTTTCGGCGGCGACACTTCCGGAGGCGAGCCGGAGAActccgtcgccgtcttcgcctcgcgcttgcgcgaggagcggaggccgccacgaagaaggaaaaccGGAGGCTCCAGCGTGGCGtccgcggagagacggcgagcgtCCTATGAACGCCACGGCAGCGccgggagaagaaggaacggAGGCAACCTGGATGATGCGACTCGTTTCGAGAGGCAAAGAAGCGGGCGCAGAAATTGCTGAGGAGGTGGGAAATCAG GTCCGCAcggctgcttcgcggctGTCGGTGTCgctttcgcggcgcgcgtcgtctctgttTGCGGGCAGCGAGATGTTTCCTGATGGCCTCCGCTCGAGTCTGAACTCGTTTGACTCGAGTACCCTGGAAGTAGTCTCAGAgaggagcgcctcgccgtcgtcgccttcgtcgccgtcgtcgccttcttctcagttttcctctcccttttcttcgtcccctgcgttctcctcttccccgtcttcctcttatctctcttcttcttctccgctcgcgtcttcttcgccgggCGCTGCGTCACCCCCCAGCCCACAGCTCGCGACTGCACCGcaggacgccggcggcggacggcgacggcaggagagcgcggaaggaggcgcgcggccgtcgtcgggagcgaggcgcgggggtGGCGAAGCATCTCCGTTTGCCGCAGACAGCCCGGAGccgctcgagggcggcgcggcgtcacAGGCCCTCTCGAAGGCCTTCTCCAGGCGCATGACATTCCCGACTCTTGGCGAGCGACTGGATGCACTCCGTCGCCACGTgagtcgccgcgcgacggaCTTCAAGGTCTTCCCCGCGAGttcgctcgccagcgcccccCCCACGGCCGAAGGGGCTGCGGAGGcacccgcgcgaggcgattCTATAGGCACTGGCGGGCGTGaggcttcgccggcgcagccgcagaatgCCTTtgtgccgtcgcctctgcggacgttcctgcctgtcgcctcgcggctctcgctctcttctgccttccgctccgccggcgacgacccCCCCAAGCGGGAtgcggctgcgcaggggTCCTCGTCTTGCCCAGGTTCTGTCTccccctcggcgcgcgcgcgagcggcggcgagcgagaaggagaagtgGCGGCAGCTCTGTCTGTCGCTGGCGTTTCTGAAGCAAAACAACCTCATTCCCGAGTTCTCAGGCATTTCGATGGtatcgccgtcgccggctgcCCTGCAGAAGGCCCAGCGAAGACGCCTTGAGGATGTcttcgagggcgagggctcccgctggcgccgccaaAAATCACAAGAGggcggacggcggagacgctgcgagCAGAGGagctcgcagccgcggctgcccaCTGCAG CGTTCGAGTCGGGCGTCgacctctccttctctcccttcgcTGTGCCGCGAGAGCCGGAGCCGCGGGAAgatgcagaggaagaagaagtcgGCTGTCGAACGTTGGTGTGGGAGAAaacagaggaggacgcacGAGCCTCTGGTCGACGCCAGGCGGTCttggagcgcgagaagacttCCCTGAGCGACGGGCTGCTGATGCTCAAG CTTCGTTTTCCACTCCGCACGCCGTCGCTACCGTGCGTGGTTCAACTCAAACTGGGGCGGAGCTTCGTCGGTGCCCACGCGGGCGATCCTGCGTGGAacgcccgacgcgccgcagacgccctgGGCATCAGTGAAGCGCGGAAGTGCGCGGCGCTCCAAATGCGGAGTAAAATAAAAGCTGCTCTCTTCGAGAGCTACGGCCCGGCGactgccgcgcagctcctcacG aATGTGTCGCCTGCAGACGTCGGGCTCGGGGACGTGTTCCCTCTGCTCTCTGTGGAGCAGCTTCAGGGCCTTTTGAAGAGTTGGCACCACGAACGG AAACTGatgacgacggcgcagcccgCTCTCGCGTTCCGGCTGGTCTACGCGTCGTTCACAGAGAGGGATGGAAGCTCA GGCTCGCGAGATGTGAAGCGCGTTACGTTCGACCGCGTGCAGTGCGCCACCATGAGTCCCTCCGAAGTCTTGGAGGTCCTCTACAG gcTTTTTGCGCTGCATCGTCAGCTGGCGAGCGTGTGTCTGGTCAAGCTACCGGCGCTCATCGAGTGGCTGCGGCACCAGGCGTTTTTCCGGTTCTACTCGACTTCACTGTTTCTGTTCCTCGACGCCCTCGacccggcggcgagcgcggactGTCGTTGGGGGTCGTTTGCACACGCGATTCGCAGCGAttgcgcgtccgcagcggcctcccCAGTCGCGAAAGATTTCACGGACATGCGCGACGATGTCGTaggctccgccgcagctcca
- a CDS encoding hypothetical protein (encoded by transcript BESB_052300): MRTEPHSPSSEPSSASPSTTSRAPSVSAPSACAPSPLSSSPPSVCLVSPSPRRSSRARAPSMRAPASPSSSSPVSLSLSSYPRSPPSAPAPLRRRGRETLEVRSDLAGIRAALKSLSLACQRWKLQIEQGEGRLNAEQRTWGSSFFHHENERRAAAAREGARLSAATDDEVDSGEREEGERHRVDVWSDARRTLARTKHEGGDALRHSAWRQRRDPRDARKAAESCLSVLAGVQPLSASADRSFKLPMAPSAWVTMPPMRSSKERPRSPLLQTAAEISHFLLLLETRVVALCVRRPPAFLRSDRNGAVRPPRPRVEEETAAARDEGAGGDTHLRVDQRGESRDSEQDGEDARERNKRGRTQELLGILQLLVDTPVLPEGSIASIFCRVPQGENAACLLSAASSASELSLARKETCNQHSPFPADCKPSFTSSVCALSLAESRCCDASPRVQPQSAPRSPSLHFVTHCLVALASRVIRSLCLASTEIASRGVSSRRPEESACPRRARSDASEWAPTVALSPSPRLSASTSAAMPPSFRSFSAATQLISCGASPRGLVPSPPSSLALQAASTPRARLPSLDVPSLRRASSPMESLFDLLLNPRTPIACLLPLVQAVRIDTRDSFLFASLLRRALAGVCLVLPPSPLPLLPPARRSGCRLRLLARRASSAASSRTASPRRHTSRSRPFASLRGSSPGIAVFPSSPGLSASLHVTLAAPLEPEERFFSWQCNRCILLPHLLRRFDVGSWCTHLLRAAPVNRDAAPKKQKKCGNRNLNLTPSADPEANSGAPKHASREANSAEKSATKGRHLPDAGDDGGQKRGRRSRGEERETCGDAETSEDRQPCSIESHMLLRGTRSRGDRSCDLNDETPLPEEESQAPELHSQELREAKRELLVTTALNLLNTTLRLAVLRDEKTQAHRRRGQADTRGLAFAEGKSTAVRCQKESEEKIKLRERPVINGCLVAAGSSFAASPPPASRLFPSSHTRFRPLAARPVSSLFPSSSSSLPFAHPPSLESDAVGLVDETYAVCLDLFLSLFATPLSASSSRSRNLPCLGSFSPPLSRSPPPRGCELRASSRLLVALLPMLLSEALPRSLFHVAFPKPLLHLLLAYLECRQPHDGIATHASGTGQTSICASPNGSRRRSSPRQERQTRLSGSAASGKICGASVGLAVLAYRSSVRERPLHRRRLPLPVCSVPSAPGSASASPQLLLGFLSPASALFILAALTRRRALSAVGLLAAASGTQPEGRGGKRVSGKNEETLRRRDERRRRAGASDGTSAEERGDEGRRQLRQDLFRGLLALALERLFGSDRATVLGGQGRGAPLETVEARKRIVDARRRQPERTAVLAYSSGRVAEAAPAPFHRSRAFVTSRYQEQRKPATLRQRAVALLATLLVSLVATDPFREASSEPEGAEAEADAAAPSPAGRQRWASDQVGAEFRTTQTRYGELTFLETVVEIVVSHALVHLSKVECTYTLALGLRRLLRRACGLRIPSFSRSFSSLSLSPSLAFSPSLASHDSLSASTARPSASALVRCERLLSLFSRWKQATRRHGMQVSRSESTAAATRLCACSQRDDSPPLSIDCASHGARVAQRELHAAIAAAEARNAVVRESGVLLLHALAQVHSVSASTSQRAFGAPSFPHIHTFLLHSVSSIFAGSCAPCEPCEEETRSWGISYLQPVASASPRPRSVSCLVALYASSREPPACGGCAARSLSTSTLASSQAAPSRAARSSRGAGGPLPPSPPHSRSSGSLSPILQRAASQEPPLPLTHEAFARPQAPAFAVPAARRFPSERGAAPPAAARALTSNRSAAACTRGDVAGKGKQHFKRPSASEALLEPRVEDTRREGDTDGGGRRRRRGCLAFAPGGRSSSSLFELSPSASSHSSEASAAEQPDADAPDAEDPRPNAAAMRRQCGSPRSDADLRGAQARPRGTNRGRRAPSAETGDARDSLCVARAERGEPREDAEDKRDKEATTEASVVAGAEAQTPARKRRASRRAGSWTRRRGGGGRAAGSLCRLAAGSLCRLAARRQKARARIKGYLSDGGCAEDGLRGDAADALSRDRHSSALRRAARSPHTRRDARLSRERRGPQVVEGRGGSQAAQPFACGRHRRARPDPAFAAALESRLRPEAPRRHPHASRAGRGRLASLGRGR; this comes from the exons ATGAGAACAGAGCCTCACTCTCCATCTAGCGAACCTTCTTCCGCATCGCCGTCAACAACATCTCGCGCtccgtctgtctccgcgccgagcgcctgcgcgccttctcctctgtcgtcttctcctccctccgtctgcctggtctcgccgtctccgcgtcgctcgtctcgcgcgcgcgcgccttcaatgcgcgcgccggcgtctccttcttcttcctctcctgtctcgctttctctgtcttcgtatcctcgctctcctccttccgcgcctgcgcctctgcgcagacgcggccgcgagacaTTGGAGGTGCGCAGCGATCTCGCTGGGATTCGCGCCGCGCTCAAGTCGCTGAGCCTCGCCTGCCAGAGGTGGAAGCTGCAGATCGAACAAGGAGAAGGGCGACTCAACGCAGAGCAGCGAACCTGGGGGTCTTCGTTCTTTCACCACGAAAATGAAAGacgagccgccgcagccagagaaggagcgcggTTGAGCGCGGCGACCGACGATGAAGTCGACTCTGGCgaacgcgaagaaggagaaaggcACCGGGTCGACGTGTGGAGCGACGCCAGGCGGACATTAGCCAGGACGAAGCatgagggcggagacgcactCAGGCACTCAGCCTGGAGACAACGTCGCGATCCCAGAGATGCTAGAAAAGCTGCCGAATCATGTTTGTCTGTCTTGGCTGGTGTCCAGCCTTTATCTGCCTCCGCGGATAGGTCATTCAAGCTGCCCATGGCTCCCTCCGCCTGGGTGACGATGCCGCCCATGCGATCTTCGAAGGAACGCCcgcgctctccgcttcttcaaACCGCAGCCGAGATTTCAcattttcttctccttctcgaaacacgcgtcgtcgcgctctgcgtgcggcggccCCCAGCCTTCCTGCGGAGCGACAGAAACGGCGCAGTCCGCCCGCCGAGGCCTCGCGTAGAGGAAGAGACAGCtgccgcgagagacgaaggcgcaggcggagacacacACTTGCGAGTCGATCAGCGAGGAGAGTCAAGAGACTCAGAACAGGACGGCGAGGATGCGCGGGAGCGAAACAAGCGGGGACGCACCCAGGAGCTGTTGGGCATCCTCCAGCTTTTGGTGGATACTCCGGTGCTCCCCGAAGGTTCCATAGCTTCGATATTCTGTCGTGTCCCCCAAGGTGAAAACGCCGCgtgccttctctctgccgctTCCTCAGCTTCTGAGCTTTCCCTTGCGCGGAAGGAGACCTGCAATCAGCATTCTCCTTTTCCGGCAGACTGCAAGCCTTCCTTCACATCTTCGGTCTGCGCTCTTTCGCTTGCGGAGTCCCGCTgctgcgacgcgtcgcctcgcgtgcagccgcagtctgcgccgcgctctccttcgctccACTTCGTCACGCACTGCCTTGTCGCACTCGCCTCTCGAGTTATCAGGAGTCTCTGTCTGGCTTCCACAGAGATCGCGTCTCGGGgcgtttcttcgcggcggccggagGAATCCGCCtgccctcgtcgcgctcgcagcgacgcctccgAATGGGCGCCTACGGTTGCtttgtcgccttcgcctcgtctcAGCGCCTCCACGTCTGCTGCGATGCCTCCGTCGTTCCGTTCCTTCtcggcagccacgcagctgatttcctgcggcgcttctccccgcggcctcgtcccgtcgccgccctcctcgctggcgctgcaggcggcctcCACTCCTCGGGCGCGACTGCCGTCGCTGGATGttccgtctctgcggcgcgcgtcgtctcccaTGGAGAGTCTCTTCGACTTGCTGTTGAACCCGCGCACCCCGATCGCGTGCCTGCTGCCTCTGGTGCAGGCTGTTCGCATTGACACGAGAGACTCCTTCCTCTTTGcctcgcttctgcgccgcgcgctcgcgggagtgtgcctcgtcctccccccctccccccttccccttctcccgccggcgcggcgcagcggttgccgcctgcgcctcctcg cccgccgagcgtcctctgctgcctcgtcgcgcaccgcttctccgcggcggcacacatctcgctcgcgcccaTTCGCCTCGTTGCGAGGCTCGTCGCCCGGGATTGCTgtctttccttcttcgccgggtctctctgcttcgctgcacgtcacgctcgcggcgcctctcgaaCCGGAGGAGAGATTTTTTTCGTGGCAGTGCAACCGCTGCATTCTGCTGCCGCACCTGCTGAGGCGCTTCGACGTGGGGAGCTGGTGCACACATCTGCTCCGCGCCGCACCCGTGaacagagacgcagcgccgaaaaagcagaaaaaatgCGGAAACCGCAACTTGAACCTGACGCCATCGGCGGACCCCGAGGCGAACTCAGGAGCTCCGAAACACGCGAGTCGAGAAGCGAATTCCGCTGAGAAGAGCGCGACGAAAGGCAGACACCTGCCTGACGCAGGCGATGACGGCGGCCAgaagcgagggcgaaggagcagaggcgaggagagggaaacttgcggagacgcggaaacCAGTGAAGACCGACAACCATGCTCTATAGAGAGCCACATGTTGCTGAGAGGCACGCGAAGTCGCGGCGATCGGAGTTGTGACCTGAACGACGAGACGCCGCTccctgaagaagagagccAGGCACCTGAGTTGCATTCTCAAGAGTTGAGAGAGGCCAAGCGCGAACTCCTCGTTACAACAGCCCTGAATCTTCTGAACACCACACTCCGTTTGGCAGTTTTGAGagacgagaagacgcaggcacatcgacgcagaggccaggcagacacgcgcgggCTGGCGTTCGCCGAAGGAAAAAGCACCGCTGTGCGATGCCAgaaggaaagcgaagaaaagatAAAGCTCCGGGAGCGACCTGTAATTAATGGTTGTCTGGTTGCCGCCGGCTCATCattcgccgcttcgccgcctcctgcctcgcggctgtTTCCCTCCTCACATACGCGGTTCAGGCCTCTCGCTGCCcgccctgtctcttctctctttccctcctcttcttcctccctcccgTTCGCGCATCCGCCCTCGCTCGAGTCTGATGCAGTCGGCCTCGTTGACGAGACGTACGCAGTGTGCCTGgatctttttctctctctctttgctACCCCgttgtctgcgtcgtcttccagATCCCGGAACCTGCCCTGTCTCGGCTctttctcgccgccgctctctcggTCTCCGCCCCCTCGGGGGTGCGAGCTGCGGgcctcttcgcgccttctcgtggCGCTTCTTCCTATGCTTCTCTCTGAAGccctgccgcgctcgctgtTTCACGTCGCCTTCCCGAAACCCCTTCTGCATCTTCTGCTCGCCTACCTGGAGTGCAGACAGCCTCACGATGGGATTGCGACACACGCATCCGGTACGGGACAGACTTCCATTTGCGCGTCGCCCAAcggttcgcggcgccgcagctcgccccGGCAAGAGCGGCAGACTCGGCTGTCGGGGTCTGCGGCTTCGGGCAAgatctgcggcgcctccgtcgggCTTGCAGTTCTTGCGTATCGTTCGTCTGTGCGGGAGCGTCCCCttcatcgtcgtcgtctcccgctTCCGGTTTGTTCTGTGCCTTCAGCGCCCGGctcagcctccgcgtctcctcagcTCTTgctcggcttcctctcgccggcgtccgctCTCTTCATCTTGGCGGCGctgacgcgccggcgcgctctctccgccgtcggcctCCTGGCGGCCGCAAGCGGCACGCAGCccgaggggcgaggcggcaaaCGCGTCAGCGGCAAGAACGAAGAAACGCTTCGACGACGCGACgagcgtcgcaggcgcgcaggcgcttcagATGGCACTTCTGCTgaggagcgaggcgatgAGGGAagacggcagctgcggcaggacCTGTTCAgaggccttctcgcgctggcTCTCGAGAGACTCTTCGGGAGCGATCGCGCGACTGTGCTGGGAGGGCAGGGGCGGGGCGCGCCACTGGAAACAGTTGAAGCTCGAAAACGCATCGTGGACGCCAGACGGAGGCAGCCAGAAAGAACAGCAGTCCTGGCGTATTCCTCAGGGAGGGTCGCTgaagcggcgcccgcgcccttcCACAGGTCACGTGCATTTGTTACATCTCGATACCAGGAACAGAGAAAGCCCGCGAcgcttcgccagcgcgcAGTGGCCTTGCTCGCGactctcctcgtctcgctGGTCGCCACTGACCCCTTCCGCGAGGCCTCCAGCGAGCCCGAAGGAGCCGAGGCTGAAGCGGATGCCGCAGCACCTTCGCCGGCGGGGAGGCAGCGCTGGGCGTCAGATCAGGTCGGCGCGGAATTCCGCACGACACAGACGCGGTACGGAGAGCTGACGTTCCTGGAGACAGTTGTTGAAATCGTCGTTTCGCATGCCCTGGTTCATCTGTCGAAAGTcgagtgtacgtacaccctGGCGCTTGGGttgcgccgccttcttcgcagagCCTGCGGGCTGCGTATaccttccttctctcgctctttctcttcgctgtcgctctcgccttcgctcgcgtTCTCCCCGTCACTTGCGTCGCATGACTCCCTCTCAGCCTCCACGGCGAGGCCATCGGCCTCTGCGCTTGTCCGGTGCGAGCGGCTTCTcagtctcttctctcgctggaAGCAGGCAACGCGAAGGCACGGGATGCAAGTCAGCCGCAGCGAAAgcaccgcggccgcgacgcgccttTGCGCCTGCTCGCAGAGGGACGACTCTCCGCCTCTGAGTATAGACTGCGCCAGCCACGGCGCTCGGGTCGCACAGAGGGAATTGCATGCGGCGattgcagctgcagaagcgagaaATGCCGTGGTCCGTGAGAGCGGCGTCCTGCTGCTtcacgcgctcgcgcaggttCACAGCGTAAGCGCATCGACTTCGCAGCGTGCATTTggcgcgccctccttccCTCACATCCATACCTTCCTTCTCCACAGCGTCTCCTCGATCTTCGCAGGGTCCTGCGCGCCCTGCGAACCCTGCGAAGAGGAAACCAGAAGCTGGGGTATTTCCTACCTTCAGCCCgtcgcttctgcctcgccgcggcctcgctcggTCTCGTGCCTCGTTGCGCTAtacgcgtcttctcgcgagCCGCCAGCATGCGGAGGCTGTgctgcgcgctctctctccacgtCGACGCTCGCCTCAAGTcaggccgcgccgtctcgcgcggcgcgctcttcgcgcggtGCTGGTGGgcctcttccgccgtcgcctccacacTCGCGGTCATCGGGATCTCTTTCTCCTATTCTCCAGCGCGCAGCGTCTCAGgagccgcctctgccgctcaCGCATGAAGCGTttgcgcgtccgcaggctCCAGCTTTCGCTGTgccagcggctcgccgcttcccctccgagcgcggcgcggccccTCCGGCGGCAGCCAGAGCCCTCACTTCGAAcaggagcgcggcggcgtgcacgCGCGGAGACGTTGCGGGAAAAGGAAAGCAACACTTCAAACGTCCATCTGCGTCAGAGGCGCTTCTCGAGCCGAGAGTGGAAGACACGCGGCGGGAGGGAGATACAGACgggggaggcaggcggcgccgccgcggctgtctcgccttcgcacCCGGTGGGAGgagctcctcttctctctttgagctctcgccttccgcgtcgtcgcactCCTCTGAAGCTTCCGCAGCCGAGCAACCGGACGCCGACGCCCCCGACGCGGAAGATCCTCGCCCcaacgcggcggcgatgcgCCGGCAGTGCGGGAGCCCACGCAGCGATGCAGACTTGAGAGGCGCCCAGGCGCGCCCGAGGGGGACGAAtcgagggcgacgggcgccgaGCGCAGAGACCGGAGACGCGCGGGACTCActgtgcgtcgcgcgagcAGAAAGAGGTGAaccgcgagaagacgcagaagataAAAGAGACAAAGAGGCAACGACGGAGGCTTCAgtcgtcgcaggcgcggaggctcagacgccagcgcgcaagcggcgcgccagccgaAGAGCCGGGAGCTGgacgcgccggagaggcggcggcggtcgagCGGCTGGaagcctctgccgcctcgcggctggaagcctctgccgcctcgcggcgcggagacagaaggcgcgggcgcggatcAAAGGCTACTTAAGCGACGGTGGCTGCGCAGAAGATGGActcagaggcgacgcggcagacgcgctgAGTCGAGACCGCCACTCGTCTGCcctcaggcgcgccgcgcgcagtccACACACGAGACGAGACGCGAGGCTGTCtagggagagacgcggcccTCAAGTGGtggaagggcgaggcggctcgcaggcagctcagccgttcgcctgcggccgacACAGACGCGCCCGGCCAGatcccgccttcgccgcagccctggagtcgcgcctgcgccccgAAGCCCCGCGGCGTCACCCCCACGCGTCCCGcgcggggcgcgggcggctcgcgagTCTTGGACGCGGTCGCTAG